A stretch of the Streptomyces sp. NBC_00078 genome encodes the following:
- a CDS encoding acetyl-CoA C-acetyltransferase, with protein sequence MSTEAFVYDAIRTPRGRGKANGSLHGTKPIDLVVGLIHEIRDRFPGLDPAAIDDIVLGVVGPVGDQGSDIARIAAVAAGLPDTVAGVQENRFCASGLEAVNMAAAKVRSGWEDLVLAGGVESMSRVPMASDGGAWFNDPMTNLAVNFVPQGIGADLIATIEGFTRQDVDEYAALSQERAATAWKEGRFDRSVVPVKDRAGLVVLDHDEHLRPGTTADSLAKLKASFADIGDLGGFDAVALQKYHWVEKIDHVHHAGNSSGIVDGASLVAIGSQEVGERYGLTPRARIVSAAVSGSEPTIMLTGPAPATRKALAKAGLTIDDIDLVEINEAFAAVVLRFVRDMGLSLDKVNVNGGAIALGHPLGATGAMILGTLVDELERQDKRYGLATLCVGGGMGIATIVERI encoded by the coding sequence GTGAGCACCGAAGCGTTTGTGTACGACGCGATCCGCACCCCGCGCGGCCGCGGCAAGGCGAACGGCTCCTTGCACGGCACCAAGCCCATCGACCTGGTCGTCGGACTCATCCACGAGATCCGCGACCGCTTTCCCGGCCTCGACCCGGCCGCGATCGACGACATCGTGCTCGGAGTCGTCGGACCGGTCGGCGACCAGGGCTCCGACATCGCCCGGATCGCCGCCGTGGCCGCGGGGCTGCCGGACACGGTGGCCGGCGTACAGGAGAACCGCTTCTGTGCGTCGGGCCTGGAGGCCGTCAACATGGCTGCCGCCAAGGTCCGTTCGGGCTGGGAGGACCTGGTCCTCGCGGGCGGCGTCGAGTCCATGTCCCGGGTGCCGATGGCCTCCGACGGCGGCGCCTGGTTCAACGACCCGATGACCAACCTGGCCGTCAACTTCGTGCCGCAGGGCATCGGCGCCGACCTGATCGCCACCATCGAGGGCTTCACTCGCCAGGACGTCGACGAGTACGCGGCCCTCTCGCAGGAGCGGGCGGCGACGGCCTGGAAGGAAGGCCGCTTCGACCGTTCGGTCGTGCCGGTCAAGGACCGCGCCGGACTCGTCGTCCTCGACCACGACGAACACCTGCGCCCCGGCACCACCGCCGACTCCCTCGCCAAACTGAAGGCGTCCTTCGCCGACATCGGCGACCTGGGCGGCTTCGACGCGGTGGCCCTGCAGAAGTACCACTGGGTCGAGAAGATCGACCACGTCCACCACGCGGGCAACTCCTCCGGCATCGTGGACGGCGCCTCCCTGGTCGCGATCGGCTCCCAGGAGGTCGGCGAGCGGTACGGCCTCACCCCGCGCGCGCGGATCGTGTCCGCGGCGGTCTCCGGCTCCGAGCCCACGATCATGCTCACCGGCCCCGCCCCCGCGACCCGCAAGGCACTCGCCAAGGCCGGGCTGACCATCGACGACATCGACCTCGTCGAGATCAACGAGGCCTTCGCGGCGGTCGTCCTGCGCTTCGTGAGGGACATGGGCCTGTCCCTGGACAAGGTCAACGTCAACGGCGGCGCCATCGCCCTCGGGCACCCGCTCGGCGCCACCGGAGCCATGATCCTCGGCACGCTCGTCGACGAACTGGAGCGCCAGGACAAGCGGTACGGCCTCGCCACGCTGTGCGTGGGCGGCGGCATGGGCATCGCGACCATCGTCGAGCGCATCTGA
- a CDS encoding 3-hydroxyacyl-CoA dehydrogenase NAD-binding domain-containing protein — translation MTQSTTIRWEQDRTGVVTLVLDDPNQSANTMNQAFRDSLAVITDRLEAEKDSIRGIIVTSAKKTFFAGGDLRDLIRVTPETAQELFDGGMAIKRNLRRIETLGKPVVAAINGAALGGGYEIALACHHRVALDAPGSKIGCPEVTLGLLPGGGGVARTVRLLGIADALLKVLLQGTQYNPQRALENGLIDEVVATGDELLARARAFIDAHPESQQPWDKPGYRIPGGTPANPRFAANLPAFPAGLRKQTNGAPYPAPRSILAAAVEGSQVDFDTAQVIEARYFVELAAGQTSKNMIQAFFFDLQAVNSGANRPRGVEPRQVRKVVVLGAGMMGAGIAYSCARAGIDVVLKDVSLEAAVKGRGHSEKLCAKAVSRGRTTQEKADALLARITPTADPQDAAGCDAVIEAVFENPELKHKVFQEIEHIVEPDALLCSNTSTLPITVLAEGVERQADFVGLHFFSPVDKMPLVEIIKGERTGDEALARAFDLVRQIKKTPIVVNDSRGFFTSRVIGHFINEGVAMVGEGIEPASVEQAAAQAGYPAKVLSLMDELTLTLPRKIRNESKRAVEEAGGTWPAHPAEAVIDRMVDEFDRPGRSGGAGFYDYDENGKRAGLWPGLREQFTKPGHEIPFEDMQERMLFSEALDAVKLIEEGVLTSVADANIGSIFGIGFPGWTGGILQYINGYEGGLPGFVARARELSERYGDRFDPPALLVEKAAKGETFADAR, via the coding sequence ATGACTCAGAGCACCACCATCCGCTGGGAACAGGACCGCACCGGCGTCGTCACCCTCGTCCTCGACGACCCGAACCAGTCCGCGAACACCATGAACCAGGCGTTCCGTGACTCCCTCGCCGTGATCACCGACCGCCTGGAGGCCGAGAAGGACTCCATCCGCGGCATCATCGTCACCTCCGCCAAGAAGACGTTCTTCGCCGGCGGCGACCTGCGCGACCTCATCCGGGTCACCCCGGAGACCGCGCAGGAGCTGTTCGACGGCGGCATGGCGATCAAGCGCAACCTGCGCCGCATCGAGACGCTCGGCAAGCCCGTGGTCGCGGCGATCAACGGCGCCGCCCTGGGCGGCGGTTACGAGATCGCCCTCGCCTGCCACCACCGGGTCGCCCTCGATGCGCCCGGCTCGAAGATCGGCTGCCCCGAGGTCACACTGGGCCTGCTCCCCGGAGGCGGCGGCGTCGCCCGAACGGTACGCCTGCTGGGCATCGCGGACGCACTGCTGAAGGTGCTGCTCCAGGGCACCCAGTACAACCCGCAGCGCGCCCTGGAGAACGGCCTGATCGATGAAGTCGTGGCCACCGGCGACGAGTTGCTCGCCCGGGCCCGCGCCTTCATCGACGCCCATCCCGAGTCGCAGCAGCCCTGGGACAAGCCCGGCTACCGCATCCCGGGCGGCACCCCCGCCAACCCCAGGTTCGCGGCCAACCTGCCCGCCTTCCCGGCCGGCCTGCGCAAGCAGACGAACGGCGCCCCCTACCCGGCGCCGCGCAGCATCCTGGCCGCGGCCGTCGAGGGATCCCAGGTCGACTTCGATACCGCGCAGGTCATCGAGGCGCGCTACTTCGTGGAGCTGGCCGCCGGCCAGACCTCGAAGAACATGATCCAGGCGTTCTTCTTCGACCTCCAGGCCGTCAACTCGGGCGCGAACCGGCCGCGGGGCGTCGAGCCCCGCCAGGTCCGCAAGGTCGTGGTCCTCGGCGCCGGGATGATGGGCGCGGGCATCGCGTACTCGTGCGCCCGCGCGGGCATCGACGTCGTCCTGAAGGACGTGTCCCTGGAAGCGGCCGTCAAGGGCAGGGGCCACTCCGAGAAGCTCTGCGCCAAGGCGGTCTCCCGCGGGCGTACGACCCAGGAGAAGGCGGACGCGCTGCTCGCCAGGATCACACCGACCGCGGACCCGCAGGACGCGGCCGGCTGTGACGCGGTCATCGAGGCCGTCTTCGAGAACCCCGAGCTCAAGCACAAGGTGTTCCAGGAGATCGAGCACATCGTCGAACCGGACGCGCTGCTGTGCTCCAACACCTCGACGCTGCCGATCACCGTGCTGGCCGAAGGCGTGGAGCGCCAGGCCGACTTCGTCGGACTGCACTTCTTCTCCCCCGTCGACAAGATGCCGCTCGTCGAGATCATCAAGGGCGAGCGCACCGGAGACGAGGCGCTGGCCCGCGCCTTCGACCTGGTCCGCCAGATCAAGAAGACACCGATCGTCGTCAACGACTCGCGCGGCTTCTTCACCTCCCGCGTCATCGGCCACTTCATCAACGAGGGTGTCGCGATGGTCGGCGAGGGCATCGAGCCCGCGTCGGTCGAGCAGGCGGCGGCGCAGGCCGGCTACCCCGCCAAGGTCCTGTCCCTCATGGACGAGCTGACGCTGACCCTTCCGCGCAAGATCCGCAACGAGTCGAAGCGGGCCGTGGAGGAGGCCGGCGGCACCTGGCCGGCGCACCCCGCCGAGGCCGTCATCGACCGCATGGTCGACGAGTTCGACCGCCCCGGCCGCAGCGGGGGAGCGGGCTTCTACGACTACGACGAGAACGGCAAGCGGGCGGGTCTGTGGCCGGGCCTGCGCGAGCAATTCACCAAGCCGGGTCACGAGATCCCCTTCGAGGACATGCAGGAACGCATGCTCTTCTCCGAGGCCCTCGACGCGGTCAAGCTCATCGAGGAGGGCGTCCTCACGTCGGTCGCCGACGCCAACATCGGCTCCATCTTCGGCATCGGCTTCCCCGGCTGGACCGGCGGCATCCTTCAGTACATCAACGGCTACGAGGGTGGCCTGCCCGGCTTCGTGGCCCGCGCCCGCGAGCTGTCCGAGCGCTACGGTGACCGCTTCGACCCGCCCGCGCTGCTGGTGGAGAAGGCGGCGAAGGGGGAGACGTTCGCAGACGCACGCTAG
- a CDS encoding ACT domain-containing protein, which produces MAGETDLSKLLSGMRPELDPGRYVFTTVEGDIPAGVAPVVTVAEPEGLTLVVRQEEADVAGLAYDYVAGWITLRVVSALEAVGLTAAFARELADAGLSCNVVAGYHHDHIFVPHEQAEQAVAALNGLAHRSG; this is translated from the coding sequence ATGGCCGGAGAAACCGATCTGAGCAAGCTGCTGAGCGGCATGAGGCCGGAGCTGGATCCGGGCCGCTACGTGTTCACCACCGTCGAGGGAGACATCCCCGCGGGCGTCGCACCCGTCGTCACGGTCGCCGAGCCGGAGGGCCTGACACTCGTGGTGCGGCAGGAGGAAGCGGACGTGGCCGGGCTCGCCTACGACTACGTGGCCGGGTGGATCACCCTGCGGGTCGTCTCCGCGCTCGAAGCGGTGGGCCTGACAGCGGCGTTCGCACGGGAACTCGCCGACGCCGGCCTGAGCTGCAATGTCGTCGCCGGGTACCACCACGACCACATCTTCGTGCCCCACGAGCAGGCCGAGCAGGCGGTGGCGGCGCTGAACGGCCTGGCCCACCGGTCGGGTTGA
- a CDS encoding acyl-CoA dehydrogenase family protein, protein MKRQIFAPEHDAFRATVRAFLAREVLPYYEQWEKDGIVSRDAWRAAGKQGLLGLAVPEEFGGGGTTDFRYSAVLAEEFTRAGAPGLALGLHNDIIGPYLTGLATEEQKRRWLPGFCDGSLITAIAMTEPGAGSDLQGIRTHAEDRGDHWLLNGAKTFISNGILADLVIVVARTTPEGGARGLSLLVVERGTDGFERGRNLDKIGQKAQDTAELFFNDVRLPKENLLGTIDGAFGHLMTNLAQERLSIAVSAIAAAEHLLEITTEYVKEREAFGRPLATKQHIRFEIAEMATECAVTRTFLDRCIEEHADGTLDAVHASMAKWWATELQKRVADRCLQLHGGYGYMTEYPVARAFTDGRIQTIYGGTTEIMKEIIGRSLLG, encoded by the coding sequence ATGAAGCGGCAGATCTTCGCCCCCGAGCACGACGCGTTCCGCGCGACCGTGCGTGCCTTCCTGGCCAGAGAGGTGCTGCCGTACTACGAGCAGTGGGAGAAGGACGGCATCGTCTCCCGGGACGCGTGGCGGGCGGCGGGCAAGCAGGGCCTGCTCGGACTCGCCGTGCCCGAGGAGTTCGGGGGCGGCGGCACCACCGACTTCCGCTACAGCGCCGTACTGGCCGAGGAGTTCACGCGCGCGGGCGCCCCCGGGCTCGCCCTGGGACTGCACAACGACATCATCGGCCCGTATCTCACCGGTCTTGCCACCGAGGAGCAGAAGCGGCGCTGGCTGCCCGGCTTCTGCGACGGCTCGCTGATCACCGCCATCGCCATGACCGAGCCCGGCGCCGGCTCCGACCTGCAGGGCATCCGGACCCACGCCGAGGACAGGGGCGACCACTGGCTGCTCAACGGCGCCAAGACGTTCATCTCCAACGGCATCCTCGCCGACCTGGTGATCGTGGTCGCGAGGACGACCCCCGAGGGCGGTGCCCGCGGACTGTCGCTGCTGGTCGTCGAGCGCGGCACGGACGGCTTCGAGCGCGGCCGCAACCTCGACAAGATCGGCCAGAAGGCCCAGGACACGGCCGAGTTGTTCTTCAACGACGTACGCCTGCCGAAGGAGAACCTCCTCGGCACGATCGACGGCGCCTTCGGCCACCTGATGACGAACCTCGCGCAGGAGCGCCTGAGCATCGCCGTCTCGGCGATCGCCGCCGCCGAGCACCTGCTGGAGATCACCACCGAGTACGTCAAGGAGCGCGAGGCCTTCGGCCGGCCGCTCGCGACCAAGCAGCACATCCGGTTCGAGATAGCCGAGATGGCCACCGAGTGCGCCGTCACCCGCACCTTCCTCGACCGCTGCATCGAGGAGCACGCGGACGGCACGCTCGACGCCGTGCACGCCTCCATGGCCAAGTGGTGGGCGACCGAGCTGCAGAAGCGGGTCGCCGACCGCTGCCTCCAACTGCACGGCGGCTACGGCTACATGACCGAGTACCCCGTGGCCCGTGCCTTCACCGACGGCCGCATTCAGACCATCTACGGCGGGACCACCGAGATCATGAAGGAGATCATCGGCCGTTCCCTGCTGGGCTGA